In the genome of Labeo rohita strain BAU-BD-2019 chromosome 2, IGBB_LRoh.1.0, whole genome shotgun sequence, the window TAATCTGATAAAATGGTGCACGTtgttcccagatgaacattaTGAACTCACAGCATATGCAAATATGGAGTTTGAGACGGTCCGTGCATATAAATAGAAATTGTTTGTGTGAAGCAGCATTTATTGAGAACGGAGTTGCTGTGAGATGCTcaaataaagcacatattaaaccagcaatgcatatattttttacttgaaTCGCAGcctttgtgaattcacaatagaactatgctttattatgatttttaagtggttttaatattttgtgcagcctaagaaaatgatctgataatgcttttcatgcattttttgtCCATGAAATGCaccattttcagtattttgccAGTTAATCGACACAAGCAAATTGCTATAGaggatttttatatatatatatatatatatatatatatacatatatatatatatatatatatatataatagagtACTCCAATTTAATCGAAAAATCGTGACAGCATTAATCTCAACTCTACTTCTAATAAAAAGAGATGCCACAGCAAAATACCATTTCTAATGGTATCTGAAAGACTTAGGCCTATACAGTGCACAAAAACAAGGCTTCGGTATCTTGATTTCAATCTatgcataaattaataatttaacgGTACAATTGGCACCTCCACACAACACAGAGGTTACAAATAATAGCTAGATGCATCATCTCATCCATGTGAATCACGAGAGCATCACAAGGCTCCCAGACACTGGTGTTCAGATACCCAGGAGACCAATTAAACGTTTGTCAGATACCTGGAAATATTCCATTCCCACAGGAGAAGCTCTCTTCAAACATCTCATGTTGtttcaggtttaaaaaaaaaaaaaaccccacacacacacacacatttagccCTACAGTTGGTGTCCGTCATATTGCAAAATACTTCAAGATTTTTCCTAAGATTAATGATGAGAAATaaggaaataaatgtaaaaatcaaagtattataaGTTCACTAGGTAACTGAGAAATAAAAGTGCATTCTTGTAGGCATTAAGTGCTGGCAATGGTGGAGGAATCAGGGATCTAAATGCTGTCTGCACAGACTGTGTGCCAAAGCCTCTCATCTGAACCAACACTTGCTTTGCTTGCTGACACAATCATTTCACTGCTTCTTGAGTACTGAGACAAAACATGCCACAGAACTGAAAAACACACTTTGAATTAATCTGTTagattaatcataattattcaCCTACATTGTAATCTCCTGCCTCTTCCATATTTTTCCTCGCCTATTACTCAGCATGGATCAGCACCACCAGAAACATAAATAATGTGTcaaatgaaacagaaatatttacatatcaaGCATTCACGTCAAAAAATTAATCAGCTGACACCACAGGATGCTTTCAAACTGATTTACAGCACCATCTGTTGAATCTTCACCACCATCAGATAGAAAATGCAGCTTGTTAAAGGAATAATCATTCTGCATATCACACATATTACAGTAGCCATTTTGTGTTGCTGGTTTGGACACTAACAGGACCTACTTGTCTAAAAATcgcaaaaaaaatctttacaatTTGACAGACAGAGGTGACCATATTATGCTTGTGACACACAAAATGCAAGCACAATACTAACAGTATTAGAGTTAATATGTATAGGACCTTCAGAATGAAGGctgaatttgattttaatagatattaagacataaaaaataaaaagatatttacaaagaacataaatattttattctaatttttaatatagttgtgctcacgatttttttttttttcaaaaatcttcACTGCGATTATACGTACTTCTGCTTTTTGtttctaaattgtaatattttaacacatAAATGATTGAATCATCTAATAATTTCAAAGCGGAAATGTTGCCTTTAAAACTGAAGTTGTGTAGCATGTTTTGTCCCATGTGTCGACATTTGCATCGATTCCCGTATCCCGCAACATAGTCTCCTGTGAACAAATACATCTGATGTTTCGAGTCGTAAAATGACGTAAATGCTACAGTTTACTAGCGATCAAGAAACAGCAAGAAATCTGTCACACGTGCCTTCATTGCGCTCACACTGTTATAAACCTGTAAGAAAGAGTATCTTACCGAGTGGTTCACTCCCCACATCAAGACGCTGAGCAGCGGGTCGCTGGCCCGAAACAGCTTCACCTTCTGAGACACGAAATGTTTCTTCTTGGTTTTGGTTTTACTGGCGATGGATGCAGCAAGGCTGCTGGCTGCAGAGGCCATGTTTAGCGAGCAGGCTCGGATGAATGAAATCCCTTTCTGAGCGTGGCACTATGGCGATGTCTTGACACAAGCTGTTCGGAATCAGCAGCGCCCCGCCGGATCTTGACATGCAATTTGTCCCTTTCGTTATTTAGTGCATCGCGTTCATGCATCCCTCTGCAAACGCGCAGCAGACGAACGATGGAAAACTCACAGAAATCCCGCTATTCACCAACTCCCACCAGCTAACTGCTAGCTGTCATTGACGTTAGCTTGAAGGTTACAGTTGGCTGGATGTGTGCGCTACCAGCTCATTCACACATACAGCTTTGCAAACTAAATCTTAAGCTCGCCGGGCAAACCATCCCAGAACCTCAAAAGAGCAATGTCCGTGTCCATCATGAGGCTAAACgtgaaatataacaaaaaggTAAACAGATGCACAGATTCAGAATGCAGAGATGTTACACCACCCCGCTATAAAAAGGTGTGTCGCCTCATTTGAATCACTGCGAGGAACCGTTAACAAACGTTATTATGGAACGACCACTTACGAACATCTCAAGGCGAGCGTAACTAATAAAAAACGGCCGAATACTAAAAGGAAACAACTACTGTCCTGCTGAAGTCAAACCCCGACGAAGACCGGGCATCTGAGCCCATCCACTGCGCCTGTATGCAGCAGCTGGATCAGGCTTTACTGCCTCTCTGACAGCTCTGCTTTAGTTCAGCTCAGCACGTTGACACATAAATCTTGCGTTTCACGTAACGGCATTGGCGTGGCGCCACAGCATGACGAAATCCAAGAAGTCCTATTGGTTCTCATCTCGATTTTGGTTTTGCTCAGTAATATAAGGTTTTCGGACTTAGTCTtcaacgttaaaaaaaaaacccaaagcTGTCTAACTCTGTACAATACCGAGTCCGCACGAAAGAGATGTCGCCGAGGACGTAAAACCAATTAAATCTATACGCTACCAAGTACCTGCGGCGTAAACAGCGTAGGTGGATAATCAAGATTATTGTTATTCTAATATGCATGCAATCTTTGCTGGGATACCTTGTATGTTATGCAAACAGAGCTACGGGCCTTTCACCAAAAAATATTAGGAAGAccacaatacaattaaaatttacagtacacacacacacgcacatatatatatatgtatatgtatatatatatatacatacatatatacacacacaaatatatatatatatatatatatatatatatatatatatatttaaactgcGCTCATGATTTTCCCCccttatttaagttttatttattttatacatagaCCTACATTTTCTACAAATTAATAGCACTTTTGCATATGAGCTGTATACTCCTATGATGAGATGAGGACTCCAGTCATATCAGTATTCTAATAAGTTTTACATTGAGCAGGTCGCCTCATGGGGGCAGACATGTTAAGATCACATCTCACCAATCTTGTTATTGGACGCTTTTGCTCAGAGAATAACTAGTTAcgtaatttaaatacaaaatacagttgttgatatttttatattttttatttagtactgacctgaataaggtattccatataaaagacgtttacatatagtccacaagagaaaacagtaGAATAATTTTATCAGcgctaaataaaataacatgcattttgtatgatccctcttattttggtaaaataattaacattttgctgaagCTGAATGCGTAAAAAGGAATGTAGCCAAATGTggaaaaatgcaaatatgtaAATTTGATAAATTAGtgtattatatacactaccagtcaaatgtttttgagcagtaagattttttaaattattttttaagtctcttctcctcaccaagcctgcatttatttaatccaaagtacagcaaaaacagtaaaaacctgaaatatttttaatatttaaaataacagttgtctatatgaatatattttaaaatgtaatttattcctgtcatcaaaactgcattttcagcattactccagtcttcagtcacatgatcctttagaaatcattctaatatgctgatttgctgttcaataaacatttattattattattattaataataatacttaaagcagttgagtacatttcagaatactttgataaatagaaagatccaaagaccagcatttatcacaaaaaaatgcaaaccaTTCACAAtcttaaataatactttaatttagcaaggatgctttaaattgatcaaaagcgatgataaacacatttataatgttacaaaagcctgTAAGATGATGCAACATTAGACACACAGTGTTAGGGAGTAACcagttacatgtaactagttacgtaatttaaattcaaaatacagttgttggtttttttatatttttttagtactgacctgaataaggtattccacataaaatacgtttacatatagaccacaagagaaaacaatagaaGAATTTtatcagtgctaaataaaaaataacatgcattttgcatgatccctcttattttggtaaaataattaacattttgcagcttctgcaaggtgtatgtaaacttttgacctcaactgtaaatgtaGGCCTaattgtaatctgttacagttgcagagaaaaaaagtaattaaattacagttacttatgaaaatgattacaaaggagtttacatctgaatattttcacacacccacatacCCACATTGATTTCTTTctcaaattgcattgactgctctaaaatatgagacaccaatgtttcagccGTTTAGGACACAGACACAtgcttgttttatttcctaCTTGGGTTcatgtatatgctttattttttaaaatgcactgttttttcccaaggcattgttagatgccagtgtttcctatTATAGCTATGCAAATATTTGTTgtcaaaaacagtatcatagccaacactgcacacacacatgcgcgCACACGTTGgatttccatgttttatggggacatttcataggtttttaaactgtattttctattcaTTTGCCCTAAACCCTACACCTCCCAGAAAACTTTCTGCtcttttagattttcaaaaaacttaattctggattatttaaaaacttgttTCTACAAAGGGCCACAAAAATATCCCCACAAAGACAACGGTTTTGGATATTGCCATCTTTGTGACATTTTGTCCCCATAACGTAGGGTACACCtgaactacacacacacacctgagcACACCTTTAAGTTGGCAAAGCACTTTTTACTTACGTTTGTAAGTCTGCTATTATCTTACCATGGGATATGTCTTTAATATACTTACTAGATATTATATATACCGTCCCCTGTCTTAATTACCAGCCATTTACATTCAGaaagtaaaaacattatttctaacGTCCTCTCAAAGGCGCAAAGACTTTCAGTGTTCTGCTGCCCTCTCTAGGCATTATAATGCCATTATTCTTAAGTACTTCTGACCGCAACAtcctataataaataaagaaaataatgagATGCGATGCTTCATGCTTTTTAGTCCAGCTTTGATGAGTGATGAGAGAAACTAAATGACGCACAAAACCAAAATACCACTGCAAACATTATGCATACCATTTTGTCAGACCTGTAACAGAACACCATAAAGACGAAATAAAACGTGTCGCACCTTACAAAGCCTGACTCTTTATTCAAACCAATTTGTTTTGCCCTTTTTGGCTTCTTGTGCACGTACAGAATAGCCAAATCCCCGCGGTCAGTGTTTGATTGCTGCTCCAACAGTCACAGCGGGTGATGTTTGGTGAAATCTCACGCATCTTTGCTCCAGTTCCCTCACTGCGAGAGCAGCAGCACGCTGATAAACACTCGAGAGCCGAGCGAATTTAAAGCTCTGCGACATAAACTCAACCTCAAGTCTGACATATCTGAGGTATTTTACAAGTTAGTGGATTATAGGAGTCGCTGAAGAAGTTATGCGTTTTTCCAGGACCATCGCAACAGCTTAAAAATGAATCCTCATTGTGCGCGCTGTGGCAAAATTGTCTACGCAACAGAGAAAGTGAACTGCCTGGACAAGGTAGGCTGTATTCGCTTCCTTCCGATgcttttaactaaaatttataaatacttGTATGTAACCTTCTCTCACATATATTTAATGGATTGAGCTTTATGTTTAGTTTCCGTCTCTCTGCATTTTACAGTATTGGCACAAAGGATGCTTCCATTGTGAGGTGTGTAAAATGACCCTCAACATGAACAACTACAAGGGATATGAGAAGAAGCCCTACTGCAACGCGTATGTTATTGCCAAAAATACTACTTTATTAATTACATGAATATACATTGGCAATTTGTCATTACATGGGAATTgtttaaaatctatataaaataaataaacatttattttaaatgactcACTTCCTTTCTCCGAAAAGCCACTATCCAAAACAGACCTTTACAATTGTGACAGACACCCCTGAGAACCTACGGCTGAGACAGCAAAGCGAGCTCCAAAGTCAGGTAAGAGCACTTGTTTGCTGTGTAGTGTGTTGTACATtgtaattacattattacacaTGACAAGATATTTCAATAGCGCTGTTCTAAATATAAACAGGGTCATCTAGGGTATAGGACAGTGTTATTTGTTGCTATTGGTAGAGACAGTTCAAAAGGATGAGACAATTGCTTACAGCCGCATGAGTGTTTTGGTTGCCAGAGAGGGACTGGGTGTGATACTTTGAGGTCAGCGTGGAGAAAAGCAAGGCAGCTGTCTACTCCGTGGTGCCCTTGCAGATCCCCTTAGCGTCTCCACCTGGCAGCCCAAAAGATGCTGCCAAGTCCATACTGCGGCCTAATCCTGGCattatgacagaaaatgtatttttgaagtaAGATAGGTCAGCAagctgtgaaaataatttttgtgtacTTGCATTTACCAATTAGTCTGCTGCATTTAATGGTGGTCATAGTTTAGGTTTGGTGATAGTTTAGGGTCtacatgaaatgtctgcaacataaaatttaaattcctcaatggttgtttaaaacaacaccctttttaccttgtcaaaaacagctctgttcacagcaattcgtttcggtgcatgtctctttaaatgataatgagatACTGTTCACTTCACCCCcctcttctgttttttgtgtatttgttggcatgttaccatcaaaaacaaaacttatccacttcgtcctcagtggctctgatgttgagagaaaatgaagactcttatgttcacttttacatccaactactaAACACCTGTATTGCTTACGAAAccttgtcgctacagctgctcaagCATGGAGTAAATGGaggacagcgtacaactggctgagggtggaaatatgctaatacgggacagtccatcagtgtttgtgggcggagcctgagcagtatgatgtcatactgtccagaaaatcaaaacagcttgataaattatactgtttaatgatttttggggATTACAAAAAattgcatctgatgtcccctttaaaaccACTCAGAATACCATACCAACTGCCTGGTAAAGTTGTTTTCTTGTTCTACAGGTCAAGTACAGGAAGGATTTTGAACAGAGCAAGGGTCGGGGCCTTAAATTTGTCTTGGATACACCAGAGCTACAGAGATTGAGGAAGGCCCAGGATCAGATCAGTAATGTAAGCTGAAgctgaatgcataaaaacaaatgtagccAAATGTGGAAAATGCAAATATGTAAATTAGATAAATTAGTGTACTATagacactatcagtcaaaagtttttgagcagtaagattttttaaattatttttttttaagtctgtcTGCTCATCaggcctacatttatttgatccaaagcacagcaaaaacagtaaaaatctgaaatatttttaatatttaaaataactgctttctatttgaatatattttaaaatgtaatttattcctgtgatcaaagctgcattttcagcattactccagtcttcagtcacatgatccttcagaaatcattctaatatgctgatttgctgttcaataaacatttattattattattattcatatttaaagcagttgagaatactttgataaatagaaagatccaaagactggtatttatcagaaaaaaacaaactattgACAATCTTaaataatactttcatttagcaaggatgctttaaattgatcaaaagcgatGATAAacacataatgttacaaaatatttctatttaaaaaaaatactattcttctgaaatttctattcatcagtgaatgaaaaaaattctacacagctattttcaacataatactactactaataataataacaataataaatgtttgtgagcagaaattaatattagaatgatttctgaaggatcatgtaactggagtaatgatgctaaaaatacggttttgaaatcacagtaataaattacattttaaaatatattaaaatagaaaacagttattataagtggtaaaaatattgtgaaatgttattacaacataaaatgttttctgttttaaatgtcattcattCCTGTAATAGCAAATCTGGATTTTCcatatcatcattactccagtcttcagtgtcacatgatccttcagaaatgattctaatatgcagatctAAAGAATGGCATTTTTacatagatgttttttttttttttttttataaaagtctgtcagtttttttcaattcagtgcatctttgctgaataaaagtattaatcttaccaaccccaaacttctgaacagtgTACAGACTAAAACAGATGACATCTCCATTCTTGCAGGCAAAATATCATAAGGATTTTGAGGTGTCAGGTTTGCACGGGGTCACTCAGGGAACGCATGGGACGTACCTGGTACAGGCTCAGATGACGCCTAACCATGAGGCGGTGGGGAACAGCACACACAAGGGTGTTCATCAGTACATCATGGAGATGGATCGAAGACCTGGCGTCATTGTGGGTAAGTTCTCTACCGTGAAACTCACATCTGGTAGTGCACcctaaaaagagagaaaatcagTCTATTACCTGAACCAAAATATCAATACTacaactgtaagaaaaaaatgtattgttgttttAGCACCTGTTCTCCCTGGTGCGTACTATCCCAGTGGCCACAGCCATGGGCACAGCTACATGCATCAGACCAGCATGCATTCACTGAGGTCAATGCAGCTGAGGTCACAACACATGAGCATGGTAAGTCTTGATTTTTCTGCAAAATTACATAGCATCTATATCATGCTTCATGTatctttttgaataaaatgtagttagtaatataaaatacttaCTCAATGCACGAAAACTTGGTTACCAGACTGTGTACAGGGCCCTGTACGACTACACAGCACAGGATTACGATGAGGTGTCATTCCGGGATGGTGACATCATTCAGAACGTGCAGCCGATCGATGAAGGCTGGTTGTATGGAACGGTACAGCGGACGGGGAGGTCGGGTATGCTGCCTGCTAACTATGTAGAAGGCATTCGCTAGTTGTCCTACATCTGTCTCATTGAGCCTCAAATCAAACACCATATCTGAATGGTCACAAGTACAGCTCTATTTTAATAGTGCGAATTGTCCCACTTTGTaagtgtttataatgtttaacatttgtcattttgttacTTTGAATGTCCAGTGTAAGTGAatgtacactacagttcaaatgtttggcgtttgaaagattttttattattgttatatatttatttattttttaattactacttttcagcaaggatgaattaatttgatcagaagtgacagaagatacttacattgttgtaaaatatttctatttaaaataaatgtgatcttttaaaatttctattcataaaaaaaaaaaaaaaaatcataaaaatcattaggcagcacaaccgataatacatttttttcttcttattaggggttcaagtgcgtagcactgaaaccctattgtaattgttacaatggtcacggatcagcgatctccacataaaactgattgtgcagaccaaactgtaaatcgtggagacttgaaacttggaggagTGGTAGTACTCACGCCACCTACATTGTGACCAAGGCTTGCCGTGATCGGCCTGATGGGGTGCTACAATGagcaaaagtatgaaatcgctcataactcctaaaccaggggtgtcaaactcagttcttggagggccacagccctgcagagttttgttccaaccttgctccaacacatactatacagttttcaattaagcctgaaggacttaaTAAGTttgatcaggtgtgtttaattagggttgcatctaaactctgcagggcctCGGCCCCCCCAGGACCGGTGTTTGACAACCCTGTCCTAAACTGTCattcgcaggctcaagtgtcttatgtcgttggaatccttgcaTGCATGATCAGATGTGATCGTGGCAAAATTTTTgggtatttcatatttttaaaaaaaagctacttatgcgaactagtcctaggtttttcaaccccatcggaaccaaaccagtgcagaaagattctctggagagtggatatcaataattataaaaaaaaaagttgaacttttgactcaccGTCGCTAAGGGAtgccaaaacgtttgaaaggggcAAGGCCAAtattagtaaaatgcctataactcctgaacagaatgagatatcttcaccaaactcagaacacttatgtaagaggtCACggggaagaagaaaaaataaataaataaaaaataaaaataaaatcacagagcttggccacttaaCCTTAAacctaaaaatggctataactgctgTCCTTTCGACATGGAAATCGGTGTACACGGTCTTGGTCTAAAGTGCCGCAAGTGTatataaggacatttgtgtatctcaaaaaacatggctgccattggcCGACGAAGTTTGAGCActtgttagacaaggttaacggaggctgatcggaacgaaacttggt includes:
- the nebl gene encoding nebulette; translation: MNPHCARCGKIVYATEKVNCLDKYWHKGCFHCEVCKMTLNMNNYKGYEKKPYCNAHYPKQTFTIVTDTPENLRLRQQSELQSQVKYRKDFEQSKGRGLKFVLDTPELQRLRKAQDQISNAKYHKDFEVSGLHGVTQGTHGTYLVQAQMTPNHEAVGNSTHKGVHQYIMEMDRRPGVIVAPVLPGAYYPSGHSHGHSYMHQTSMHSLRSMQLRSQHMSMTVYRALYDYTAQDYDEVSFRDGDIIQNVQPIDEGWLYGTVQRTGRSGMLPANYVEGIR